The Capricornis sumatraensis isolate serow.1 chromosome 15, serow.2, whole genome shotgun sequence DNA segment AGGCCTCCGTCCCTTTCAACCCCTTCAGTCTCCTTATAAGGACCTGAGAGGTAGTTGCCAGTGGAGACGTGCACGTCTGGAGACCCGGACCCAGCCCTACCCCGTCTGGGACCCTGACCCTCTGTATTCATAAGCCCCAATCCTCCCTTGTGGCCTTCTCTCACCCCTTATTGATGGAGCTGCAGAAGAAAcgtttatttttctacttttgaaCATGTTCAAATAAACAGAAaggaattgaaaaagaaaagatccaACTGCCAATTTTCAGGAGGCTGAGAGAACAGAGGAACTTGATACACAGCAGTAGGGGCTGCCATCGGCAGAATTTAGACTCCAGCAAACTCTAAAGGACAAACAAtccagtctcttcaacaaatacaTTCCAAgaggaataattaaaaaaaaaagaacgagaAGTGTCCCTCCGTGGGGACAGCCTTTAGGATAAAGGCGATTTGAAGATCTATCCACTGGAGTGTGAGACCTTATTGGGACCCCAGGGCAAGCAGTTTTTAAAGTGTGCAGTTAGGAGACAACTAGGCCTGGGAACACTGACTTGATATCTGTTGCTTAATTAAGGAAttgttataaaaatttaaatacggTCAGGGTATTAAAAGTCCTTGTCTTTTAGATACGCAAACTGAAATGTTCCTAAATGAAACAGATGTCTGGAATTTGCTTCCAAGGAATTTAGGAGTCGGGGAAGTGGATGGACAGGTACAGAAAAAATCAGGTTGGCTGGAAGTTGTTAACCATTCAACGACTGAAGCCCTGGGTTCAGTGTACATGTGGCATCATTATTCTAGTCTGGCTTTCTTTGTAAATCAAGTTTTCTAAAATGagcaaatggaaaaaattaaaatgtgggtTTAAGCAAGAGAGTAGTTTGTTTCTTGCATATAAAATCTGAAGATAGGTGGGGCAGGCCAGGTAAGATGGTGGCTTCCTAAGTGTCAGGAAGCCAGCCCCTTCCAGCCACTTGCCATGCCCCCCATGCCTTGACCTTTGCCTCAGAGTCACACAGAGCTGCTCCATTCCAGCCAGCACAGTCAGGGTGGGAGGCACAAGCTTCTTTCTTTGAAGGACAAGTCTTAGAAGTCACAGCACTTTTCCGTCCTATGGACCAGACCTAACCATGTGACCGTGCTTGGCTGCAGGAGAGGCTGGGAAAGGCAGTTTTTATCCTGCTGGCCAGATGTCTAAACCTCCGGGCTTTTATTAGCAAGGGAGGGTGGGTGAGCCGCTACCAGAGTTTAACTGGCAGTGTCTGCCACGGCTCTATCCCTCTGAGCATGTGGGGTACCACAGGTCGGTGCTCAGAGCTGGCAACAAGGTTCATGGTAATGCTGTACAGCTGGTAGGCCTGGTGATGCTTAAATATGCTTGTTATTTACATATGCAAATCAAGCAAGCTGCTCAGAGTCTCTGCTCCCCTGCAGATAGATGCAGGAGCATCAGGAGCGAGTGTCTGGCTTCCTTAGCTCTCCCAGGCTGGGTGTTCATCTCCAGGAAGCCAGGATGGCAGTGCCATTTCCTATGCTGTTGCCAAAATCAAACCCAGCACCTGGGCCTTCGTCTGGCCCAAGGCCTGGATATTTGTTCAGCCAGTGAGTGAGCTGGAGAGAACTGTTTAGTCTCTTCCTGGACAGCTGAGCAGCCTCATGGGGGCCAAGCCCCCAGAGTGGGCAGCATGGTGGCACAGACACCCCACCAGGGGATAAAGCCAGGACGTACCCAAACCACAGCTGCTTTTACACTGCCCTGAAGATTTTTGCCATGTAGCTTAAGTCAACCTTCatcatttacttattatttttattgaagtttagttgatttggGATGTTATATCAGTTTCtggaaactttattttaaaaagaaagcttaaattgatttttaaagtaatcaCCTATCATTGCTATCATGGGTAAGTAGTACGGTCTGCCCTGAATAGAGGAGAACTGAAAACCCAAGATTCTGCTAAAGATTCTTGgccctgctttctctttcttagAGATAAGCTAGCATTACACTGACCAGGATCCTCTTGAGGCATTTAAATgaatcaaacatttttaaataggattgcttttttttttttaacacaatacCCTTCACTGTTATTTAATTCCTGTCTGTCACCACTAACAATCATTTCTGCTGGAAtctgcagtcccactcctaggaAGCATGGCTGAACTCTGCACaccttggtttccccatctgtaagatgggattTAGGTTATCTTCCAGGAGGATTGAGACTATTACATGAGATCTCAAAAGTCTCAGCATATAAAATGCCtggcttggcttccctggtggctcagcggtaaagaatccacctgccaatgcgggggacacgggatagatccctggcccaggaagatcccacgtgccagggGACAACTCAGCTCCTGTGCTGCAAAAACAGCCAACCCACCACAGCTACGGAAGCGTGGGCACCAAGAGCCTGTGCTTGGCAAGAAGAGGAGCCAGTGCGATGAGACCGGTGCACCGCCACCAGAGCAGCCCCGAACCACCACAGCGAGAGGAGGCCGCGCAGCAGAGGCCGCAGCAACCTGAACACATTCACaaatctttttgttctttttttacagTCTGTCTCACAGAACAAGCACTCAAATGCTGGCTGTTATCATTTGTGAGTTTCATGGAGGAGAAGTGAGTCCTGTCACTAAAGAACAAAACATGGTttgagcaaaaaacaaaaacagcaaaaaaacaaacccaagcaACCCAAACTTCAGAGCGGCAGAGGGGAGAGACATAAAAGCCCAAACACTTCATTAACAATGGAagacactttattattattttttaaagcatctctCAACATTTCAACTCTTGGTAGAAATCAAATGCAAAcatctgcatttttaaattagCATCTATTTATCTCAATCACAGCAACCTCATACAATTAAGATACACACCGAGGAGGAGCACGGTCACAGCATTTCCTAGTCCAACCCACGAACACAGTGTTTCCGTGATGATAACCCACGCTGGACTTTCTCTTCCAGAACAAGTGGGTTATTCCTGCTTCTGTCTGCTGTGTGAGTTACGTGGCATCACGGTTGGTTAAAAGTTAGTGTAGTGCTAGAGCAGTCTGAAAATGGAAAACTGGAAAAGTCAGGACTGGGACAGGCATTGACACCTCTGAGATGTGAAAAGGAAGGAGGACATCGAAGATGGGTGCCCCCAGTGGGAGGGCCTTAGTAATAAAGTTGGTTGAAACTCAGCTTTATATACACATGGAATATCTACAAGTGATCTgctagagatatatatatataaaaaagccATAGAAGATTTTGAAAACCTTAAAATCTCTCAACTAAGTTGGAAGAACATCAGCAAATTCACAGTGGCCTCAGGATTCAGCCAGATGGAAATGTGCTCAGGAGCTGAATACCTCCTCCCATCACAAAACCCACTGCAGGTCAATCCCTGTAACATTCTGTACATCACCAACACTTATGgctaaaatatattattagttCACACGGAAgcagttttattttcagattcttgcCCCGCTCCTCCTCTGTAACCCAAAAGGATAATCCGGGGTCAGTTAACTCACATAAGGAGTTTAAGGGGCCTTCGGGTTTGGAAGCGCTGAGGCTCGGCTAAGAATCTCAGGAGGTGCCCGTCTGCTGGGCGCACGCCGACTCCTGCCCCCCTCTAGTGCACAAAGGTCATGTAGGTCACAGAGGAGCCCTGGAAGCAGGTGAAGAGGAGAGGACTGAGGTGGAGGAGTGGTGGGGATCCAAACGCTCTTCCTTCTGAACTGAGACTCGAGGAGACTGCAGCGCAAGGCCCACACTCAGCAAGCGGCGAAGACCAGGCTGGAGGTCCGCAGGGTGAGGTTCCCGACTCGTCACTGGGTGGTCACAGTCTGCAGGCGCAGAGACCTCTCAGCCCGGACGAGCCCCCCGAGGTGCGCACTGGAGGTAGGTGTTGAGATTGGTTGCAGGGAAGACAGCGGGTCTCCACGAGCCCAGGGGACATCATCTCTGTTCCTTCTCCAAGCCTGCACGCTCCACTCGAACTTTGGGCGGTGGCGAGCAGAGGCAACAAGGTGGAAGGGCATGAGCCCCTCCCCTGGAAGACTAAAGAACCTGGGGCATCTTTATAAATAGCTACATCGGTAATGTTTTCACCACTTTGAAACACACAGCaagttgaatatttatttaaaaataaatctcaaaaatatctATGTACAatacaggaagagaaggatgtgCAAACAACAGAAGGAGGGGGGAGGTCAGTGCCGCGGTGGAAGGTCCACACTGCAGAGCGTGAGGGCGAAGTTCACAGACCCCACAGCTGCGCTGAGCTGTGGAGGCAACAGCATGACATTCAGTGAATCCTGGGCTCGGGTCACCGTTGACGCATAGAGGCAGGGAAGGCAGGCGGGGGGTGCCGGCGGGGGTCCCGGTGTTTGGGGACGGCGGCGGAGGGATGAGCCAGTGGAGGAGGCCCGGTGTGGCAGGAGGGCTCATTTCACAAGCCAACAGGCCTCTAGCTCACCGCTCCAGGTGTGCATCTGGAAGCGACCCGGGGGGGGGCCCTTCCCAAACCAAGTTGGCTTCGCCATGGGAGTGAGGGGTCGGCAAGAGTCCCAGAGATAGAAACCATCTTGAAGAAAcaagcccaccccacccccccaaaaaaaagaacaaggagtGGAGAGATTAGCAAAAAAGGAATCCCAACGGAAGCGCCACCCTCTCTCCTGCCAGACGACAAAGCAGCCATCAGTTGAAATAATGAGTCGGTAAGGGAACTCCCACGTGGGGTGGCCGGCCCCAGGATCTCCCAACACCCGCGCGGTCAAGGGCAGGGCTCTGCTTCTGAGATCTATGCCTTAACACTACTTCCCCGTGACACCAGAAAGGTCGGAGGTGTAGCCCTTGGAGCAGGGAGGCGCGGGGTGGCATCTATCTGTACACGAGATGGGAGAACTGGGTGGACTTGTAGTGCAGCTGGTTGTTGGGCATGAACTTGTGCAGCTCGCTCTTTTTGCAGCAGGGGTCGTAATGGTAGGCGCTGAGGCAGGTGTCGCAGGAGACTTTGGAACACTGGGTGCAGGTGTTGGCGGCCCCCGGGCGGTTGCAGAAGCCACagcgggaggcggcggcggcaggtGGCTTGGACTTGGAGTGGAGGTGCGGTGGCCGCTCGAGGCCCTGAGTCTGGCCCGCGTACTTCTCCCGCAGGGCGGCCCCGTGGGCCAGGCTGTCGTGGCCGGAGGCTTTGCCGGGGAAGGCGCTGGGCTTGGCGGCCGGGGAGCAGGCCAGCAGGCTGTCGCAGCGCGGGCAGAGGGCGGCGCTGCAGGCCAGGCCGCAGTTCTGGCACTTGGAGAGGGCGGACTCTTTGGCGGGGGGCGAGCGCTTGTGGTAGCCGGGGTGGGCGTCGTTTCTCAGCAGCCAGACGTCGGGCCGCAGGGCGTCCTGCCTCCGGTAGGCAGCCCGGGGCTCCGCGTCCGTGTACAGATCCACGTCGTCCGGGCCAGGCAGGTAGGGGCCGCGCAGTAGGCCGAGCCCGTTGCTGGGAGCGGGGGCCGGCAGGTCGTCGGCGCCGCCGTGCGGGGAGCCGGCCACCGTCAGGAGCGAGGGCGGCGGGCGGACGATCTCGTCCTTGAACTCGTCCCCGGGCTCGGCGGCCGCCGGCTCCTTCCGCAGGCTCAGCGAGGTCTTCAGGGGAGGCTTCCGGCTCTCCCAGGAGCTGTCGTAGGTGTCCACCGACCGCGAGGGCTTGGTCACGCGGGGCTTGTAGTAGTCTTTGGCCGCCCGCTCGCTGGCCGACTTCTGCAGCACCACGCGCGCCATCGAGGCCGACAGCGGCTCGCGGGCCTCGGCGCGCCGCCGCAGGGCCTCTGCGCACCCCCGCGCGTCCTCCGCGCTGCCCCGGCGCTCGCTCACCACGTCCAGCTCCGTGTAGCCCTTGTCCTTGACCTGCGAGTGGATCTCCAGCATCTGCTCGCACTCCACCTTGGCCAGAAAAAGTTCGAAGGAGACCATCTTCACTTGCAGCGTCTCGACCAGCTCTTTGAGCCTGTAGGCGGTCCCCAGCTCGGGCACGTAGCCCATGTAGCTCAAGATGGCTCGGATGTCCTCCTCCAGTAACGTCGACTTGACGTAGTACACGAAGGGGCCGGTGTAGGTCTAggggaagggagggcagaggagcagaGGTGGGTTCTTCTCTCCCAGACACACCGCGGAGACTGTGCCCGGGCGGGGCGCACCCAGTCTGCACACGGGCACGTGGGGAGCGGGAGTCGGGGCCATCTCAGGGCAGCAAGTGGAGGCTACTGCTCCCCAACAACTCAGCGCAGGGGTCTGAGGGAAATGaccccggggggggggggggcagggagcaAAGCCACTGGCCTTCCACAGGGGCTGCAGGGGCCCTGCTCCTTAGGGAGGTGCAGGGCAAACACTGATGGAGACAGGGAATTGGGTCAGAGGCAGAAACACCCAGGAGCAATGCGAGTACCCTTTCTGGTATTTCGGTGAGACTCAGCCTGACCGGGGGAAAACTCTCCTGAGCCACCACGCCTTTGGAATGATTCAGAACTCTCGGTCTCCAGTTCCTCCTCCCCCCTCATCCCTGTCTCCCTCTCGGAGCAGCCTCCTCAAGGCCTCCACGCTGTCTACCTCCCATACAACCACCAGGAGTCGTCTTCTCCAGTGGAAACCGGATCCCGGCCCTGCCCGCTTCCCAGCCCCCTTATAATAAATTCCAGCCCCTACTCTGGGCTCCAAGGCCCTGTGTAACTGGATGCTGCCCCCCTTTCCAACCTCACAGTTTCAGATGTGAGCTGCCAGGGGCGGGCAACCAGCGAAGAAGGCACTATGCAGGGAGGCCAGGTGGGCAATTCTGGTCCTCATCTCAGAGGCAGCCGGAAGCCAGGAAGGCCCAAGCAGAGGAAAGAGATAACACCGTCACAAACCCTCTTCCCAAGATGGACAGCAAGGCGCAAGAAGGGAGAGCAGCATGCAGGGCCCATCCCCAGACCTTACCTTGATGCTTCTGAACTCCTTCTTCCAGGGGCAGAGGAAGAGGTTGATGCCCACCGTCTCAAGCACACTAAAGGCGCAGCGCAGGCCCCGCAGGCTGGAGGAGCGGAGCGAGCGCAGGGAGCTCTCCACCACCTCATAGAACTGGATCAGCCGGAATCGATGAAAGGGGTCCACCTTGTGCAGGCTGAGCAGGGTGGAGGCTGCCGCCCGCAGGGACTCATCACTGCTGGGGGTGGCGTCCCCTTGGCCCTCGTGGAACTGCACATACTTCCGGAACAAGTCATCCTTGTATTTTGCATCCATTGAACTGGGCTTCCCCATCCAATCCGATCCAGGGACAGGGGCTACCTTATCTCCTCCATGGCTTCTGGCTTAGAGGCAGGGACATTGCCAGAAGCGTCAACATGCTGCCTCCCTGGACCCGCAGAATGCTCTGGAAGGGGAAGACCGAGAAGCACGTCATTCCTCGAAATGGTCCACGTCCCATCTGGTGGCTGCCGAGGCCAAACCAGAAGCAGAGCCGGCCTGAGCTACACCAGGGCTTCAACACACTTACCGGACAGGAGTGGAAACAGGACGGGCAAGGTCCTTGATGCTGCTGGAAAGTAGGATTAGGGGCATCGAGCCTGGTTTCACAGGGGTGAGGGAGGGTTAAAAAGCCCCTGAGAAAGTGAGGGTTAGACCCAAAGCAGGAGGTGCTGGCAGGGAGGCAGGCCCCGGGCTAACATTATGAGTGCTTGCCACATGCCAGGTGCCCACGCCTCCTAACTCATCCTGTCTTCAACAGCCCTAGGAGGTCAGTGGCATCATTACCCCCATTTCACATATGGGAAAATTGAGACACAGACACACTAAGAAACGCGCCCAAAGTTATAGGACTATCAGGAAGCAGGGCTGAGGTGAGCGCCCAGGCAGGCTGCTACAAAGTCCATGCCTTTCACCGCCACacccctttcctgaggccagaaAGAAGCTGGCATGTGAACAGCAAGCAGGCTAGTGAGGctgaagaagagagaggaggagggtcaCAGGACACAAGGCTGCCCACACCAGCAGGATCCCAGCCCCTCAACGAGTCAGACATTTCATTCAAAGAGCCCCGTGAAGCCCCTGAAGGGTTCAAAGCAAGGAGGATAGGAGCATGATCACATCtgtgatcattaaaaaaaaaaggctacgtTGGCTGTTGactcttggagagtcccttgaTCTGCCTTTGTTTTTCTGCCGGGGGGgcgtgtggggtgtggggtggtgGTTTTGGCCATGCCCTGTGGCTTCTGGGATATTCGTTCCccgacagggattgaacctgtgccccctaaaGTGGAGGCAtaagtcctaagcactggaccacgagggaatcCCACTCCATCTTTGTTTTTTACGGTTCCCTCTTGTGAGAGGACAGAACCTTCTAGGCTGGACGCACAGGATTcacactcttgccatcttcctgGCCACCTGTTAGCAGAGTAGGCACAGATCCATCAGTATTCTTGGCGCTACGATGCTGCAGCACATCCACATCCATCGAGGGATACTGCCAGGGCCAGGGGCGGCAACACGGCCCACAGGGGTCACAGACAGACCTCAAAGCTGGCCTGCCTGGGCATGAACCCTGGGTCTGCTTCTCCAGGTTACGTGGGCCAAGTACtcaactcagttttctcatctgaaaaagggGGTTAATAATTCTTACAGTCCAGAGCTGGCAGAAGGATTCTCTGCAGTCAGTACAGAAAGCtcttcagggacttccccagtgtccagtggtaaagaacctgccctccAATGCCGGGGGtgaaggttccatccctggtcagggaactgcaaCCCCAGACGCCTCGGGGTAACTAGGGCAGCCTGTGCACCACCACAAagagcccgcacactgcaacaaagCCCCAGTACAgccaagggaaggaaaggaaaagagcgCTCTCCAGAATGCCAGCTCAGAGTAGGCCCACGAGGCACACCAGCAGACGTTCCCGGTGTCGGAAGGTGCAACACCTACCCAGCGTTCCCAGAGGTGGGATCAGAGTGAGGCAAACATCTCCCACTGGGGTGGGCATGTGCTTTCACACTCACCTGTCCTGCCCTTCCTGCCCACAAGCTCCATGGGTGCAGAGATTGTGACCAAGTGACTGAGGAAAGGTCACAGTGCCAGGGCAGGGCACACGCTTCATAAAAACCTGCCGCTGTCTGGGGGGGGGGCGTTGCTGTTGGCTGTGGGAGATGTTGGCGGGGGGGCGGTTCCTGTtggctgtgggagatggtgagggaccagAACAAGCTGCGGTGGGATGGGATGGACCTGCACAGTCCTCCAGCAGCTCTGAGTCCCGCTCAGAAgtcctaggtgtccatcagcctGGCAACAATCAGGAAGTCCATAAAATCATGCAGGCGGTAATGGACATTCCTCTGGCTTCTCCAGTTTTGGGGAGACTCCCGGGGGGTAAGACATGCAGGAGAATTAGGGACAGAGAGAGGCCACCTTCTCCCACCCACTGCcctgccaaggaagcccaaggCTCAGACCTGAACCGCACACAGGTGAACAGTGCCACTTGGGAGCAGATTCTCCCTCCTACCCAAGGTCGCTGTGGCCCTCAGAACAGCCATCCCTGCCCTTTAAGGTCCACCCACACAGGCCCTTCTGCCTGCTCCTCAAACACATCAAGCCCATTTTGATCGCAGGACCTTTGGACATGTTGTTCCTTCTGCACGTTCTCCCTGTCGCGGGCTCACTCTCATCATTCAGGTCTCGACTCAACCGTCACTCCTCTGAGGCTCTCCCTGACCACCCCAGCTCAGTAAAGGGCACCTGCCTGGCCCTTGTCATCCCATCATCCTGGGGTAATCACCATCTGAAATCATCAACTTTGGGCATCCCAggagggtccagtggttaagattccacagttcactgcagggggcatgggttcgaacCCTAGTGGGGTAAGTTCTGCATGTTGctgggtgtggccaaaaaaaaaaaatactctggaaaATTTTCAACTTTATTCATTTACTATCTTCCTGTCTGTCTCCCCTCAATATCCAGTAAGCAGTCAACCCTGCAAAGGCAAGGACaatatctgttttgttcaccatGATGCCTaacacagcacctggcacacagtaggcatttgataaaacaggcaaaacacaTGATGCTAAGCACGTCAGCATTCACCATGCTTGCATTTCTGGTTTAGCTCTCCTTCGAGTTCTGGAAGGCCagcaggagagggaagaaagcaAGGCTCCATGACATGATCTGCCACAGGGTTATGTAAGCTCAGGGTTAGGAAAAGGCGGACCCCAGCTTCCGAGCCTGGCCTGAGGACTGGAAAGCTGTGTTCCTCCCGCCACCCCATGATTCCTGAGCTCAGTGATATTCAGGCCTCCATGGTGCCAGGCCCCAGGCTGGTGCAGTTGGGAGGACAGGGCGTAGGCAGGGGACAGGAGGGCACAGCGATTGAGAAGACAGAGCTCTGCCCTGAATTCTAGCTGAACAGGCTTACTGCTCAGTATCAAAGTATGTGTtcgctttaaaaataaaactgcattgCAACCTGAGAGAAGACATCACTGTCCTTgctaaaaacaaaacacccatatgcgtttaccatttttttttatttatccaaAAGAGGCTTCCATCCGGCCTCTGGCCCCAGGGACTGTTTTTTAGTACATCTGAGAACAATTTAGACAGAGCGACATCAAGCCTCCAAAACACTGCTAtgatttttctccaaagaagtcaggCTTGAGCCAATAGAGactgacctttttttaaaaaaacagagtcAGCCACCCTCAAGCTCAGCTCAGCGTCTGCTCAGCGCTGTAACCATACCACAGTCCCCACCCTTGTTTGTGGCtggcaaataaacaaacaaaagggcTGCAAACAGCCCACTTGGTATTCAAAGTCCTAAAGTGAAGGGCAGGAAACACGTCTAAGGGGAAATTTGACCCGGCCTACACTGGTGAGGAAACAGGTGAAAGAAAATGCTACAAGATCCTTGAGGAAAGGCGAACAATGATCGTGGTCCTACTGTCCGCTAGGCCTCAGGCTTTCCACTTTAACTGCATCATCCAGTTCAATCCTCACAGTTCTACGAGGAGAGAGACCGAGGCTCTGCCACTAGACAACCTGCTCAACAGAGCCTGAAAAGGTCAGAGCTGGAATTGGACCCTGGGGTGGCCAGCCCCTGGCCTGAAATCTTCCTCCTTCGCTTCATCTTCTGTGGGCACCATGAGTGCCATTCACCAAGGGGTCAGCGCAGAAGGGCCCTCTGCTAAGTACCCCGTGAAAATCAACGAAATCCACTCGACAACCCCAAGGTTAGACaaggaaaaactgaggctcagaggggccaactggaggagggaatggcaaccccctccagtattcccaCGGCCACGGAGAatcccacggccagaggagcctggcgggccacaggccatgggctcacaaagaatctgacacaactgagcgactcagtgTGCATGCACAGAGGGGCCAAGTCACTCGCCCTAAGCCATAAGGACAAGGAGGAGGGGCTCAGGGATCTGAACCTGGGTCTGATGCCAAAACCCTGACTCAAGCTCTGAGCTGCACTGCTTTCAGGCACAGCCGTCCAGCTGCTGGACAGCTCTTCTCAGAAGGGCTTGACTAAGGCAGACGCCCTATGGCAGGGCCAGCAGAGCTG contains these protein-coding regions:
- the SPATA2 gene encoding spermatogenesis-associated protein 2; protein product: MGKPSSMDAKYKDDLFRKYVQFHEGQGDATPSSDESLRAAASTLLSLHKVDPFHRFRLIQFYEVVESSLRSLRSSSLRGLRCAFSVLETVGINLFLCPWKKEFRSIKTYTGPFVYYVKSTLLEEDIRAILSYMGYVPELGTAYRLKELVETLQVKMVSFELFLAKVECEQMLEIHSQVKDKGYTELDVVSERRGSAEDARGCAEALRRRAEAREPLSASMARVVLQKSASERAAKDYYKPRVTKPSRSVDTYDSSWESRKPPLKTSLSLRKEPAAAEPGDEFKDEIVRPPPSLLTVAGSPHGGADDLPAPAPSNGLGLLRGPYLPGPDDVDLYTDAEPRAAYRRQDALRPDVWLLRNDAHPGYHKRSPPAKESALSKCQNCGLACSAALCPRCDSLLACSPAAKPSAFPGKASGHDSLAHGAALREKYAGQTQGLERPPHLHSKSKPPAAAASRCGFCNRPGAANTCTQCSKVSCDTCLSAYHYDPCCKKSELHKFMPNNQLHYKSTQFSHLVYR